In Leclercia pneumoniae, the genomic window GCAAAGGCCATTAATGCCTGCGCGCTGTCCGCATATAATCGCGGGGCTTTTTTTATCTCCAGCATGACGCTCTCACCGGCAGCGTTACGTAGCTGCCAGCGCAGCGGTGAAGCGACGCGTTCATGAATGATCCAGTCAGCCTGCGCCAGCGCCTCTGGTGATCCCACAGGATGGGCCTGCAGCCACGCCGGGGATGCTACGGGCAAGATGGCAAACTGCGAAATCAGCGCGGCGTGGTAGCGCGAATCTGCAAGCGTCCCAAGCCGAATGGCGACATCAAAACGTTCAGAAATAAGATCCCTGTGCAGCGAAGATGATACCAGCCGCACGCGTAGCTCCGGGTGCTGAAGGCTAAATTCGGCCAGCAGGGGGACCACCACCTTCGCCCCATATTCCGGAGTGCTGGTAATACGCAGTTCCCCCGTCAGCCCGGCATGGTTGGCGCGTACATCATCCGCGAGTTTCTCCGCGTTCTGAAGCAGCGCCACGCTACGTTGGTAAAACAGTTCCCCGGCTTCGGTTAAGCGCAGCCGGCGGGTGGATCGTAGCAGCAGCGTAACGCCCAGCTCATCTTCGAGCTGGCGAATATTGAAACTGAGAACCGCTTTTGTTAACCCCATAACGTCTGCGGCAGCGGTAAAACTTCCGCTCTCTACCACCGCCACAAACATCCCTGTACGCTGCAAATTCAACATCGTCAGCCTTTTCATTGTCAAAATTTTTTTGACAGTATATCGCGCTTTGTCGCGTTTATCTGTTCTCTTCCGCCCGCTACGATACGGCCTCACTTGAGGAGTTCCCATGACCTATCGCACCAGGGTTGCCGTTGTATTTCTGCTCGGTTTTTTTCTCGACCTGATTAACATGTTCATCGCCAGCGTGGCCTTTCCAGCAATGGGCCGGGCGTTTGACGCCACGCCTTCCGCACTTGCCTGGGTGAGTAATGGCTATATTGCCGGGCTAACGCTGGTCATCCCGTTCAGCGCCATGCTGGCGCGCCTGCTGGGCCCCAAACGCCTGATCCTGCTATCGCTTTTACTATTTAGTACCGCTTCTACCGCCGCGGGGCTGGCGTCCACACTCGACAGCCTCATCGCCTGGCGCGTCGTGCAGGGGCTTGGCGGTGGGCTGCTGATACCGGTTGGGCAGGCGCTGGCGTGGCAGCAGTTTAAGCCGCACGAACGTGCCAGACTCTCTTCGGCGGTTATGCTGGTGGCGCTGTTGGCACCGGCATGCTCACCCGCGCTGGGCGGCGTGCTGGTGCAAACGCTCGGCTGGCGATGGATATTTTTTGCGACTCTGCCCGTCGCTGCCCTCGCATTTACGCTGGCCTGGCTATGGCTTCGTGACGAGAAACCACAGCAGATCGTGACGCGACGACTGCTTCATCTCCCGCTGCTGAAAGATCCGCTGCTGCGGTTTTCTATGCTGGTCTACCTGTGCATTCCCGGCACGTTCATTGGCGTGAACGTGATAGGCATGTTTTACCTGCAAAGCGTCGCCAGACTGACGCCTGCCGAAACGGGGGCGCTGATGCTGCCCTGGTCACTGGCCTCTTTTGTGGCGATCGCATCAACCGGACGCTACTTCAACCGTCTGGGTCCCCGACCGCTGATTATCCTCGGCTCTCTTTTGCAGGCCACGGGAATGGCGCTTCTTGTCCCTGTCGGCCCGGAGAGCCCGCTCGCACTGCCGGTGCTGGCATTTACGCTTATGGGTGCGGGCGGTAGCCTGTGCAGCAGCACGGCGCAAAGCAGCGCGTTTTTGACTATCCCGCATGATGCGATGCCGGATGCCAGCGCGCTGTGGAACCTGAACCGTCAGCTGAGTTTTTTTCTGGGGGCGTTAGTGCTGGCCGCGCTACTTAGCCTGGCGCAGCACTACCTGCCGCCGATTACGGCGTGGCACAGTACTTTTCTTTTTGCCGCTGGCGTAACCTTACTGCCCCTGCTGACCGTTATTCGTCTTAACAATGCGAAGGTGCTGATGCAGCTTCAACAGGAGAAATCATGACCCCGTACGAAAAAGAAATTATTGATCTTCACGTTGCGCTCGAGCAGTGGCTTGGAGAAGGCGAAGGCGACATCACCGCCCTGCTCGCCCGCTTCCGGCCGGATTTTATGATGATTCCACCGGGCGGCACTCATCTGGACCATGCGGCACTGGCCGGCTTCCTGCAAAACCAGCGCGGCAGTCGCCACGGCCTGAAAATAGCTATCGATGAGCTCGCTACGGTGCAGGAATGGGAAGGTGGCGCGGTGCTGCACTACCGGGAGACGCAAACCCGTCCGGACCAGCCTGTCAACGTACGTTGGTCAACCGCGGTGCTTAATCAGGAAGGCGCTAGAGTCACCTGGCGTCTGTTGCACGAAACGACGCAGGGGTAGCACAAAAGAAAAAGGCCCGTCTCACGACGGGCCTTTTTTGACGAAAGGGTAATTATTCGCGGAACAGCGCTTCGATATTCAGACCCTGCCCCTGCAGAATTTCACGCAGGCGACGCAGACCTTCTACCTGAATCTGACGAACACGTTCACGGGTCAGGCCAATTTCGCGGCCGACGTCTTCCAGTGTCGCAGCTTCATACCCCAGTAAACCGAAACGACGTGCCAGCACTTCACGCTGTTTGGCGTTCAGTTCGAACAGCCATTTAACGATGCTCTGTTTCATGTCATCGTCTTGCGTAGTGTCTTCCGGGCCGTTGTCTTTTTCATCGGCCAGGATGTCCAGCAGCGCTTTTTCGGAATCGCCACCCAGTGGGGTGTCAACCGAGGTAATACGCTCATTGAGACGCAGCATACGGCTTACGTCATCAACCGGTTTATCAAGCTGCTCGGCAATCTCTTCTGCACTTGGCTCGTGGTCCAGCTTATGGGACAACTCGCGTGCAGTACGCAGATAGACGTTCAGCTCTTTCACGATGTGAATCGGCAGGCGAATCGTACGGGTTTGGTTCATGATTGCCCGTTCGATGGTCTGTCGAATCCACCAGGTTGCGTAGGTTGAGAAAC contains:
- a CDS encoding LysR family transcriptional regulator, which produces MLNLQRTGMFVAVVESGSFTAAADVMGLTKAVLSFNIRQLEDELGVTLLLRSTRRLRLTEAGELFYQRSVALLQNAEKLADDVRANHAGLTGELRITSTPEYGAKVVVPLLAEFSLQHPELRVRLVSSSLHRDLISERFDVAIRLGTLADSRYHAALISQFAILPVASPAWLQAHPVGSPEALAQADWIIHERVASPLRWQLRNAAGESVMLEIKKAPRLYADSAQALMAFALAGSGVALLPAWLAQSALEEGQLLPVLPEYTFAQQGIYAVYPDAQHVSAKVRTFIDFMRTRVNAL
- a CDS encoding MFS transporter; its protein translation is MTYRTRVAVVFLLGFFLDLINMFIASVAFPAMGRAFDATPSALAWVSNGYIAGLTLVIPFSAMLARLLGPKRLILLSLLLFSTASTAAGLASTLDSLIAWRVVQGLGGGLLIPVGQALAWQQFKPHERARLSSAVMLVALLAPACSPALGGVLVQTLGWRWIFFATLPVAALAFTLAWLWLRDEKPQQIVTRRLLHLPLLKDPLLRFSMLVYLCIPGTFIGVNVIGMFYLQSVARLTPAETGALMLPWSLASFVAIASTGRYFNRLGPRPLIILGSLLQATGMALLVPVGPESPLALPVLAFTLMGAGGSLCSSTAQSSAFLTIPHDAMPDASALWNLNRQLSFFLGALVLAALLSLAQHYLPPITAWHSTFLFAAGVTLLPLLTVIRLNNAKVLMQLQQEKS
- a CDS encoding DUF4440 domain-containing protein: MTPYEKEIIDLHVALEQWLGEGEGDITALLARFRPDFMMIPPGGTHLDHAALAGFLQNQRGSRHGLKIAIDELATVQEWEGGAVLHYRETQTRPDQPVNVRWSTAVLNQEGARVTWRLLHETTQG
- the rpoS gene encoding RNA polymerase sigma factor RpoS — protein: MSQNTLKVHDLNEDAEFDENGAEAFDEKALVEEEPSDNDLAEEELLSQGATQRVLDATQLYLGEIGYSPLLTAEEEVYFARRALRGDVASRRRMIESNLRLVVKIARRYSNRGLALLDLIEEGNLGLIRAVEKFDPERGFRFSTYATWWIRQTIERAIMNQTRTIRLPIHIVKELNVYLRTARELSHKLDHEPSAEEIAEQLDKPVDDVSRMLRLNERITSVDTPLGGDSEKALLDILADEKDNGPEDTTQDDDMKQSIVKWLFELNAKQREVLARRFGLLGYEAATLEDVGREIGLTRERVRQIQVEGLRRLREILQGQGLNIEALFRE